A portion of the Clostridium gelidum genome contains these proteins:
- a CDS encoding M13 family metallopeptidase: MKKSKIRVIIAAALICSIFIGQGTSVKAAEVANTNVTQVANSIRLQDDFYNAVNKEWLNTAKIDEGQVSNSAGMEVYKSLTEQKKEIIAGLITNEKSYSDNSDEKKIINLYKNTLNMEARNKQGIEPIKEMIGELNNIKSVKDISNLKIDSKVGSPLLTFNCFADLKDANKKALYIGPASLSLGDSDEYVKPTENSKRIKGLAENYYTKILTLSGYTEEQAKAKIDNLFKVENMLATSITGKEEVSKDDNAIDKQYNVYTLDQLDALAPNLNIKTIMKNFKLDNANKIVLTEPKWFKALNDIYTEENLPMIKDYIEVENIKSTAPYLGEAFEKAVTEYQNAYLGSKGDISKEEKAIDMVNSALANPFGKIYIQKYFSDKVKNDVKDMTNQVIETYKNRIKNLDWMSDTTKAKAIEKLNKLNVQIAYPDKWEDYSKLQIRSYEDGGSLWENVENLSKFAYEKEISELNNPVDKTKFAMSPQTIDACYSPTTNTITIPAGILQAPFYDANASKEKNLGGIGTVIGHEISHAFDNTGAKFDADGNLNNWWTQEDYSKFQEKTKKVREFYSQVKVADGKKVNGDLTVGENIADIGGMACALDILSKKSNPDYKAFFESNATIWRDISTKEYADYALQYDVHSPKKVRNNIVSSQFDKFYETYGIKDGDKMYVKPEDRLKIW, from the coding sequence ATGAAGAAATCTAAAATAAGGGTGATTATTGCAGCTGCATTAATCTGTTCAATATTCATTGGACAAGGAACCAGTGTTAAAGCAGCTGAGGTAGCTAATACAAATGTTACACAAGTTGCAAATTCTATAAGACTTCAAGATGATTTTTATAATGCAGTAAATAAAGAGTGGTTAAATACTGCGAAGATAGATGAGGGACAAGTATCTAATTCAGCAGGTATGGAAGTTTATAAGTCACTAACAGAACAAAAAAAGGAAATAATTGCCGGCTTAATAACAAATGAAAAAAGTTATTCTGATAATAGTGATGAAAAGAAGATAATTAATTTATATAAGAATACTTTAAATATGGAGGCTAGAAATAAGCAAGGAATAGAACCAATAAAGGAAATGATTGGGGAATTAAATAATATTAAGTCTGTAAAAGATATTTCAAATTTAAAGATAGATTCAAAAGTAGGTAGTCCTTTGCTGACATTTAATTGTTTCGCAGACCTTAAGGATGCAAATAAGAAAGCTCTTTATATTGGACCAGCATCCCTTAGTTTAGGTGATTCAGATGAATATGTTAAGCCAACAGAAAATAGCAAAAGAATAAAAGGGTTAGCAGAAAATTATTATACTAAAATTTTAACTTTAAGTGGTTATACTGAGGAACAGGCAAAAGCAAAAATAGATAATTTATTTAAAGTTGAGAATATGCTGGCAACATCAATAACAGGTAAAGAAGAAGTATCAAAAGATGATAATGCTATAGATAAGCAATATAATGTTTATACTTTAGATCAGCTTGATGCTTTAGCACCAAATTTAAATATTAAAACTATTATGAAAAACTTTAAATTAGATAATGCTAATAAAATAGTATTAACAGAGCCAAAATGGTTTAAAGCTTTAAATGATATATATACAGAAGAAAATTTACCAATGATTAAAGATTATATTGAAGTTGAAAATATAAAAAGCACAGCTCCATATTTAGGCGAAGCTTTTGAAAAGGCAGTAACTGAATACCAAAATGCATATTTAGGATCAAAAGGAGACATTTCTAAAGAGGAAAAAGCTATTGATATGGTTAATTCTGCTTTAGCAAATCCTTTTGGAAAAATATATATTCAAAAATATTTCTCTGATAAAGTTAAAAATGATGTTAAAGATATGACTAATCAAGTTATAGAGACTTATAAGAATAGGATTAAAAATTTGGACTGGATGAGTGATACAACTAAGGCAAAAGCAATTGAAAAATTAAATAAACTTAATGTTCAAATTGCATATCCAGATAAATGGGAGGATTACTCAAAATTACAAATTAGATCTTATGAAGATGGTGGTTCTCTTTGGGAGAATGTTGAAAATTTAAGTAAGTTTGCTTATGAAAAAGAAATAAGTGAGTTAAATAATCCAGTAGATAAGACAAAATTTGCAATGTCACCACAAACAATTGACGCTTGTTATAGTCCAACAACAAATACAATAACAATTCCGGCAGGAATTCTTCAAGCACCATTTTATGATGCTAATGCCAGTAAAGAAAAGAATTTAGGTGGGATTGGAACTGTTATAGGACATGAAATAAGTCACGCATTTGATAATACAGGTGCTAAATTTGATGCTGATGGTAATTTAAATAATTGGTGGACACAAGAAGATTATAGTAAATTCCAAGAAAAAACAAAGAAAGTAAGGGAGTTTTATAGTCAAGTGAAAGTAGCTGATGGTAAGAAGGTTAATGGAGATCTTACTGTAGGTGAAAATATAGCTGATATTGGAGGTATGGCTTGTGCATTAGATATTTTAAGTAAAAAGTCTAATCCAGATTATAAAGCATTCTTTGAAAGTAATGCAACTATATGGCGTGATATTAGTACAAAGGAATATGCAGATTACGCACTTCAATATGATGTACATTCACCTAAAAAAGTAAGAAATAATATAGTTTCATCACAATTTGATAAATTCTATGAAACTTATGGAATTAAAGACGGAGATAAAATGTATGTTAAGCCAGAGGATAGATTGAAAATCTGGTAA
- a CDS encoding MBL fold metallo-hydrolase, protein MKIENGIYMLEILSDTMGKTTIIYPTLILNNDSLILIDTGFPGLFNQIYEAIEKEGLQFSKLNTIIFTHQDIDHIGNVLEILNKVPENIKTFSHEEEKAYINGEKSPVKLAKLESNLENLPDNMKVAYKMLKAGFQNNKVNIDETLTDGQELPYCGGITVIHTPGHTPGHICLYFKHWKILIAGDVFCVNDGILLRGNQDYNFDTELSVKSIQKLMKYDIETVICYHGGIYNHNVNKRISELANC, encoded by the coding sequence ATGAAAATTGAAAATGGAATTTATATGCTTGAAATATTATCTGATACAATGGGAAAAACAACTATAATTTATCCAACATTGATTTTAAATAATGATTCATTAATTTTAATTGATACGGGTTTTCCTGGTCTGTTTAATCAAATTTATGAAGCAATTGAGAAAGAAGGACTGCAATTTAGCAAATTGAACACAATAATTTTTACTCATCAAGATATTGACCATATAGGAAATGTTTTAGAAATTTTAAATAAGGTACCTGAAAACATTAAAACTTTTTCTCATGAGGAAGAAAAAGCATATATAAATGGTGAAAAGTCTCCTGTTAAACTTGCTAAGCTTGAAAGTAACTTGGAAAATTTACCTGATAATATGAAAGTAGCATACAAGATGCTAAAAGCAGGTTTTCAAAATAATAAAGTAAATATAGATGAAACTTTGACCGATGGACAAGAACTACCTTATTGCGGTGGAATAACTGTTATTCATACACCAGGTCATACTCCTGGACATATCTGCTTATACTTTAAACATTGGAAGATATTAATTGCTGGAGATGTTTTTTGCGTTAATGATGGAATTCTTCTAAGAGGAAATCAAGATTATAATTTTGATACTGAACTAAGTGTGAAGTCTATACAAAAATTAATGAAATATGATATTGAAACAGTAATTTGTTATCATGGTGGAATATATAATCACAATGTAAATAAGCGTATATCAGAATTGGCAAATTGCTGA